A genomic region of Solanum dulcamara chromosome 2, daSolDulc1.2, whole genome shotgun sequence contains the following coding sequences:
- the LOC129880528 gene encoding sodium/pyruvate cotransporter BASS2, chloroplastic isoform X1 gives MASLSRFIGKEYKLQCSDAFLRPSYVFCARRSPTHLSMRMKSGDESGRCNLFMNQNKHQVVQSPRNPKIVSCEAASNVSGDSSSSGMTQYEKIIETLTTLFPLWVILGTIIGIYKPSAVTWLETDLFTLGLGFLMLSMGLTLTFEDFRRCLRNPWTVGVGFLAQYFIKPLLGFTIAMVLKLSAPLATGLILVSCCPGGQASNVATYISKGNVALSVLMTTCSTVGAIVMTPLLTKLLAGQLVPVDAAGLAISTFQVVLVPTIIGVLSNEFFPKFTSKIITITPLIGVILTTLLCASPIGQVADVLKTQGAQLLLPVAALHAAAFFLGYQISKFSFGESTSRTISIECGMQAQEQRRLMRQDDIVEGALAASHKTQNRGKNFKNYPPCEHCGKMGHPLTDVGKGQMQSLASAISLAMKQLFAKINVRTMK, from the exons ATGGCTTCTCTGTCGAGATTTATTGGAAAAGAATATAAATTGCAGTGTTCAGACGCATTTCTGAGACCAAGTTATGTTTTTTGTGCTAGAAGGAGTCCGACCCATTTGAGTATGC GTATGAAAAGTGGAGATGAGAGTGGAAGATGTAATTTGTTCATGAATCAAAATAAGCATCAAGTAGTTCAGTCCCCGCG CAATCCCAAAATAGTATCTTGCGAGGCAGCTTCAAATGTGTCTGGAGACAGCTCTTCCAGTGGAATGACCCAATACGAGAAAATAATTGAGACTTTGACCACTCTTTTTCCTCTCTGG GTTATATTGGGTACAATCATTGGCATATATAAACCTTCTGCG GTCACTTGGTTGGAAACAGACCTCTTCACTCTGGGTTTGGGATTCCTAATGCTTTCAATGGGTTTGACACTAACATTTGAGGACTTCCGAAGATGTTTAAGGAACCCATGGACG GTTGGTGTTGGATTTCTCGCTCAGTACTTCATTAAACCACTCTTAGGCTTCACCATAGCAATG GTTCTAAAGCTGTCCGCCCCACTTGCTACTGGTCTGATCTTGGTGTCATGCTGTCCTGGAGGCCAAGCTTCTAATGTGGCAACATATATTTCAAAGGGGAATGTAGCCCTCTCTGTTCTTATGACAAC GTGTTCAACAGTTGGAGCTATTGTGATGACACCCCTGCTAACTAAGCTTCTAGCTGGTCAGCTTGTCCCAGTTGATGCTGCC GGTCTTGCTATCAGCACTTTTCAGGTTGTGCTAGTGCCAACAATTATTGGAG TTCTATCAAATGAGTTCTTTCCTAAGTTTACCTCAAAAATCATCACCATCACACCTTTAATTGGAGTTATATTGACTACTCTTCTTTGTGCAAGTCCG ATTGGGCAAGTCGCAGATGTGCTGAAAACTCAGGGAGCACAGTTACTTCTCCCTGTGGCAGCCTTGCATGCTGCAGCGTTTTTTCTGGGTTACcagatttcaaaattttcatttggtGAATCCACATCCAGAACCATTTCGATAGAATGTGGAATGCAG GCACAGGAGCAAAGAAGACTTATGAGGCAAGATGATATAGTTGAAGGAGCCTTAGCAGCCAGCCATAAAACTCAAAACCGgggtaaaaatttcaaaaattacccACCTTGTGAGCACTGTGGAAAAATGGGTCATCCACTAACAGATGTTGGAAAAGGCCAGATGCAAAGTTTAGCAAGTGCAATCAGCTTGGCCATGAAGCAGTTATTTGCAAAAATAAATGTGAGAACCATGAAGTAG
- the LOC129880528 gene encoding sodium/pyruvate cotransporter BASS2, chloroplastic isoform X3 — protein MASLSRFIGKEYKLQCSDAFLRPSYVFCARRSPTHLSMRMKSGDESGRCNLFMNQNKHQVVQSPRNPKIVSCEAASNVSGDSSSSGMTQYEKIIETLTTLFPLWVILGTIIGIYKPSAVTWLETDLFTLGLGFLMLSMGLTLTFEDFRRCLRNPWTVGVGFLAQYFIKPLLGFTIAMVLKLSAPLATGLILVSCCPGGQASNVATYISKGNVALSVLMTTCSTVGAIVMTPLLTKLLAGQLVPVDAAGLAISTFQVVLVPTIIGVLSNEFFPKFTSKIITITPLIGVILTTLLCASPIGQVADVLKTQGAQLLLPVAALHAAAFFLGYQISKFSFGESTSRTISIECGMQWAKGKGHLDELFIENANHLLWLVSFEFGTRISTCSKAFHKPSCCCTVCC, from the exons ATGGCTTCTCTGTCGAGATTTATTGGAAAAGAATATAAATTGCAGTGTTCAGACGCATTTCTGAGACCAAGTTATGTTTTTTGTGCTAGAAGGAGTCCGACCCATTTGAGTATGC GTATGAAAAGTGGAGATGAGAGTGGAAGATGTAATTTGTTCATGAATCAAAATAAGCATCAAGTAGTTCAGTCCCCGCG CAATCCCAAAATAGTATCTTGCGAGGCAGCTTCAAATGTGTCTGGAGACAGCTCTTCCAGTGGAATGACCCAATACGAGAAAATAATTGAGACTTTGACCACTCTTTTTCCTCTCTGG GTTATATTGGGTACAATCATTGGCATATATAAACCTTCTGCG GTCACTTGGTTGGAAACAGACCTCTTCACTCTGGGTTTGGGATTCCTAATGCTTTCAATGGGTTTGACACTAACATTTGAGGACTTCCGAAGATGTTTAAGGAACCCATGGACG GTTGGTGTTGGATTTCTCGCTCAGTACTTCATTAAACCACTCTTAGGCTTCACCATAGCAATG GTTCTAAAGCTGTCCGCCCCACTTGCTACTGGTCTGATCTTGGTGTCATGCTGTCCTGGAGGCCAAGCTTCTAATGTGGCAACATATATTTCAAAGGGGAATGTAGCCCTCTCTGTTCTTATGACAAC GTGTTCAACAGTTGGAGCTATTGTGATGACACCCCTGCTAACTAAGCTTCTAGCTGGTCAGCTTGTCCCAGTTGATGCTGCC GGTCTTGCTATCAGCACTTTTCAGGTTGTGCTAGTGCCAACAATTATTGGAG TTCTATCAAATGAGTTCTTTCCTAAGTTTACCTCAAAAATCATCACCATCACACCTTTAATTGGAGTTATATTGACTACTCTTCTTTGTGCAAGTCCG ATTGGGCAAGTCGCAGATGTGCTGAAAACTCAGGGAGCACAGTTACTTCTCCCTGTGGCAGCCTTGCATGCTGCAGCGTTTTTTCTGGGTTACcagatttcaaaattttcatttggtGAATCCACATCCAGAACCATTTCGATAGAATGTGGAATGCAG TGGGCGAAGGGAAAAGGACACTTGGATGAACTCTTTATTGAGAATGCTAATCATCTTTTGTGGCTTGTTAGTTTTG AGTTCGGCACTCGGATTTCTACTTGCTCAAAAGCATTTCACAAACCCTCTTGTTGCTGTACCGTCTGCTGTTAG
- the LOC129880528 gene encoding sodium/pyruvate cotransporter BASS2, chloroplastic isoform X4 yields MASLSRFIGKEYKLQCSDAFLRPSYVFCARRSPTHLSMRMKSGDESGRCNLFMNQNKHQVVQSPRNPKIVSCEAASNVSGDSSSSGMTQYEKIIETLTTLFPLWVILGTIIGIYKPSAVTWLETDLFTLGLGFLMLSMGLTLTFEDFRRCLRNPWTVGVGFLAQYFIKPLLGFTIAMVLKLSAPLATGLILVSCCPGGQASNVATYISKGNVALSVLMTTCSTVGAIVMTPLLTKLLAGQLVPVDAAGLAISTFQVVLVPTIIGVLSNEFFPKFTSKIITITPLIGVILTTLLCASPIGQVADVLKTQGAQLLLPVAALHAAAFFLGYQISKFSFGESTSRTISIECGMQSHFS; encoded by the exons ATGGCTTCTCTGTCGAGATTTATTGGAAAAGAATATAAATTGCAGTGTTCAGACGCATTTCTGAGACCAAGTTATGTTTTTTGTGCTAGAAGGAGTCCGACCCATTTGAGTATGC GTATGAAAAGTGGAGATGAGAGTGGAAGATGTAATTTGTTCATGAATCAAAATAAGCATCAAGTAGTTCAGTCCCCGCG CAATCCCAAAATAGTATCTTGCGAGGCAGCTTCAAATGTGTCTGGAGACAGCTCTTCCAGTGGAATGACCCAATACGAGAAAATAATTGAGACTTTGACCACTCTTTTTCCTCTCTGG GTTATATTGGGTACAATCATTGGCATATATAAACCTTCTGCG GTCACTTGGTTGGAAACAGACCTCTTCACTCTGGGTTTGGGATTCCTAATGCTTTCAATGGGTTTGACACTAACATTTGAGGACTTCCGAAGATGTTTAAGGAACCCATGGACG GTTGGTGTTGGATTTCTCGCTCAGTACTTCATTAAACCACTCTTAGGCTTCACCATAGCAATG GTTCTAAAGCTGTCCGCCCCACTTGCTACTGGTCTGATCTTGGTGTCATGCTGTCCTGGAGGCCAAGCTTCTAATGTGGCAACATATATTTCAAAGGGGAATGTAGCCCTCTCTGTTCTTATGACAAC GTGTTCAACAGTTGGAGCTATTGTGATGACACCCCTGCTAACTAAGCTTCTAGCTGGTCAGCTTGTCCCAGTTGATGCTGCC GGTCTTGCTATCAGCACTTTTCAGGTTGTGCTAGTGCCAACAATTATTGGAG TTCTATCAAATGAGTTCTTTCCTAAGTTTACCTCAAAAATCATCACCATCACACCTTTAATTGGAGTTATATTGACTACTCTTCTTTGTGCAAGTCCG ATTGGGCAAGTCGCAGATGTGCTGAAAACTCAGGGAGCACAGTTACTTCTCCCTGTGGCAGCCTTGCATGCTGCAGCGTTTTTTCTGGGTTACcagatttcaaaattttcatttggtGAATCCACATCCAGAACCATTTCGATAGAATGTGGAATGCAG AGCCATTTTTCTTAA
- the LOC129880528 gene encoding sodium/pyruvate cotransporter BASS2, chloroplastic isoform X2 has protein sequence MASLSRFIGKEYKLQCSDAFLRPSYVFCARRSPTHLSMRMKSGDESGRCNLFMNQNKHQVVQSPRNPKIVSCEAASNVSGDSSSSGMTQYEKIIETLTTLFPLWVILGTIIGIYKPSAVTWLETDLFTLGLGFLMLSMGLTLTFEDFRRCLRNPWTVGVGFLAQYFIKPLLGFTIAMVLKLSAPLATGLILVSCCPGGQASNVATYISKGNVALSVLMTTCSTVGAIVMTPLLTKLLAGQLVPVDAAGLAISTFQVVLVPTIIGVLSNEFFPKFTSKIITITPLIGVILTTLLCASPIGQVADVLKTQGAQLLLPVAALHAAAFFLGYQISKFSFGESTSRTISIECGMQSSALGFLLAQKHFTNPLVAVPSAVSVVCMALGGSALAVYWRNQPIPVDDKDDFKE, from the exons ATGGCTTCTCTGTCGAGATTTATTGGAAAAGAATATAAATTGCAGTGTTCAGACGCATTTCTGAGACCAAGTTATGTTTTTTGTGCTAGAAGGAGTCCGACCCATTTGAGTATGC GTATGAAAAGTGGAGATGAGAGTGGAAGATGTAATTTGTTCATGAATCAAAATAAGCATCAAGTAGTTCAGTCCCCGCG CAATCCCAAAATAGTATCTTGCGAGGCAGCTTCAAATGTGTCTGGAGACAGCTCTTCCAGTGGAATGACCCAATACGAGAAAATAATTGAGACTTTGACCACTCTTTTTCCTCTCTGG GTTATATTGGGTACAATCATTGGCATATATAAACCTTCTGCG GTCACTTGGTTGGAAACAGACCTCTTCACTCTGGGTTTGGGATTCCTAATGCTTTCAATGGGTTTGACACTAACATTTGAGGACTTCCGAAGATGTTTAAGGAACCCATGGACG GTTGGTGTTGGATTTCTCGCTCAGTACTTCATTAAACCACTCTTAGGCTTCACCATAGCAATG GTTCTAAAGCTGTCCGCCCCACTTGCTACTGGTCTGATCTTGGTGTCATGCTGTCCTGGAGGCCAAGCTTCTAATGTGGCAACATATATTTCAAAGGGGAATGTAGCCCTCTCTGTTCTTATGACAAC GTGTTCAACAGTTGGAGCTATTGTGATGACACCCCTGCTAACTAAGCTTCTAGCTGGTCAGCTTGTCCCAGTTGATGCTGCC GGTCTTGCTATCAGCACTTTTCAGGTTGTGCTAGTGCCAACAATTATTGGAG TTCTATCAAATGAGTTCTTTCCTAAGTTTACCTCAAAAATCATCACCATCACACCTTTAATTGGAGTTATATTGACTACTCTTCTTTGTGCAAGTCCG ATTGGGCAAGTCGCAGATGTGCTGAAAACTCAGGGAGCACAGTTACTTCTCCCTGTGGCAGCCTTGCATGCTGCAGCGTTTTTTCTGGGTTACcagatttcaaaattttcatttggtGAATCCACATCCAGAACCATTTCGATAGAATGTGGAATGCAG AGTTCGGCACTCGGATTTCTACTTGCTCAAAAGCATTTCACAAACCCTCTTGTTGCTGTACCGTCTGCTGTTAGTGTTGTCTGCATGGCA CTTGGTGGAAGTGCTCTAGCTGTGTACTGGAGGAATCAACCCATTCCTGTTGATGACAAGGATGATTTTAAGGAGTAA